The sequence atgaatattttcaaaataaaagagtGAGAcgttaaaacaatatatatatatatatatatatattaaacatgttTCATATGTTTGCTTTTGTTTTATAGATCAGAACTATTTATTACCATGCAGTATCaagcagaaaatatttcacaaaatgtaTGAAACCGTTTATTACTGAAccgtatttaattttcatatattctttagCCATTAAAAATCTATgtgatatcaaataaaatgataaagaatacaTAATCTCGATagatttacttcaaattttgatacaacatCATTACTAAActttaaaagattctttaaaaaaacatataaatttaattaattatgaatatttatcaattttttgtgTTTGATAGATGAGTAAACAATTCTATGGAAATGTTGATTATTAAGAGGTATGTCCCATTCAATAATCTATAACACTCACTTAAAGAAGAAGTTGTTTTAGGCTGATGCCGCTGCAGCTGCAGCTGCTGCGGTTGCTGTTTGTGGTTGGGCTGTGCCTTGAGGAGCCTGTGGAGGTTTATCAGAACCTGCCTCACCAGTAGGGAATGGTGGGAAACTTCCATCACCTTCTTCATAGTCACCAAATTCTTCAGGATTTGGGTAACCGCCTGGTGGTGGGATCAATTCAATTTCGCAGATctagaaagaaaagttttaattatattgatgaaCAAGgtaacgagaaaaaaaatccagatttgAAGATCTATATAATCCACACAGAGGTGgtaaatttcattctattaaacATTACAAGGCGAAAGTACCGTAAGTagtaatctatttaaaaagattgatttttcatctttttttttttttttttttcaagaaaatatttttatatgagctTTTTACATTTCTGATGTATTGATAATTCAGTTGCTTCCAAAGAACCTGTCTCAGCACATATCTTCATTcgcaaataagtattttaataactcTCAAGAAACCAATGttaaacagcatttttttctttgaagttataaaagaatgaaatgctcTTACCACAACTAACACTGAAGaattcaaaatgagaataattgcACCAAGCTCAAATGTAACTGTAAAAAGTTTGGATATTGAACATATCGTTTCGTCATTTCTTACTAGtcacattgaaaatttaaaaagatgttatttttaaagtgactGGTCTttcaaagttcaaatattttttcgtttcttAAATACAGTCTTTCAAAATTTGAGTATTTACTGTGATTATCATGGGTTATTAGACAGATTatgatctcaaaatattttagatgattatAGAGTGAGACTTACAAATGcaaatgataaaacaatgaaaatatttactgatatatttACTGGATTTATATCTGGACTTCAATTGGGAAATCAAATGTGAAGTAAacgaaaaagcatttttttttattagtgtggAAAAATACTTACTTCAGCAATATGATAATCCATACAAGCTTGGTAAAGTTGGACTTGTTGAATATAACCATCAGGGAATCGTTTCTcctataaaaatgtatgaatgtctgattagaattttttaaaactaccaTCGAGATTAATATACAGCAGAACTTGACTAGTTCGAGAGTATTCAATTCGAATGTTTTCTCTTGTTATTTGAATTccctaataatattaaaatattgtatatcattaaaatttatttcgattaattagaatataaaacaaaagtttctaaagcatttcttttatttcataatgagtttagttaattaaataactCCGCATAATATCTCATTAGTTACGactagtgaataatttttaagatattaattccTTCTAGTACTTTATTTCTGGGAAATGTATTCGctaaatagaagaataaaaatgtaacattttttttttttaatttctaacatgcaaaatgtgaataatttcattttgaaatttaactggGTTTAtggtgtttatttattaaaccagaattttaagtataattgTTATTGTCttgatgattaaatttatttaatgcttatttatcaaaaagctgttaaatactaaaaataaattctacaatgacatttttatactaataactTTTGCACTCcctaaatttgttcatttttaaacgcagtctttcttaattcgaatttttattttgattcagtcAGATTGGAGTTAGTTAAATTCTTCTGTATTTGAAAATGTCAACTTTTTCATAcattataacataaataaaataactttgttATCTCTAAACACATAATTAGTTTCctttatttcagtttcataacATTGCAAAGTtttgttctataattttatttttactattcattattattttaaaaaatcattatagaaAATATACGAGATAGAATTTAAGTTAGAACTGACagtttaatttcactaaaatatattgaatttattaatttattaatttaaacccaagattaaaataagcttttaatcattgggaatttttttcaatgaaaatttaaattcaaaataataaatcaatgattccataaataaatataaatttatatatataccttGCCActcgaaaatataatatattcccAGCAGGGttctgcatattattatatttctaaaatcttaTTGTTCTCTTCTCATAACATATTTCGTTACTAGTAAATGTCAGTAAACAACTTACTTTCCTATCCCTTTTGACaaaacattaacaaattttttttataatatatcattgTTTATCTACTGAAGTGCATTATTTATGGACATTTTAGCAGATTGTTCTGAACTTACGGCTTCATCTTTGCATTCTTCGTGTCTCTGAGTGATGCTTTTTTCAACCTGAAAAAGAACATAGGATTGAACGAAATTTATGAAAGCGCAAGAAAatcagaaacaatgaaaacactcacaagcatttatttaatctttttataactACAATATGAttcgcttttattttcttttgtgatgTAAGCCATTGCTTGAAAGTGAGTTAAGCAACGAAATCATTTTGCAGGAATTCACATAGaaactttcatatttcaaacattatttatgtaatatagaaattatttattaatccttAAATAGAGATTTCAGTAAGCGGGATAAAgtgataaatatgaatatttatagatattttcctgTTTAACTTACCGTTATAATGATTTAGATTCGTAAAAGCTTGTGATTCAACAATTAGAAAATCGGAATTTGATTTgtaatatagaatttataaacCACATAATTCTATGTGTGgtttataaattctatattctAAATCTATAGCattccttaaaagaaaagaattatttttaaaatacattaaatatttcctttaattcaaGTTAATTCATCTTACCTCAGCTTCTAATTTCTTGGACTGAATTTCGGACTTGGCTCGCTCAAACTTGTAGGTTCCATTAGGATTGAACTAAAATCACACAAAAATAGAAtagaatgtaaaattttgcaattaatgtattttgtattCTTATTGAAACATTAAAACTGTATAGAGTGGGAAAACATGAATTCAAAGAGTTTTAAAAACAGGCCAAAAGCAAAAACGTTAATACTTTCATTTCTTCACCGAATCGGaaaaaagaaaggtaaaaaaataatgaaaatatattttaaaatataatgtaattgttTCTTTCTATCATGAAACAACAAAAGTTccaatataaatatcatttaacaaaacttttatcCTGTCGacataaatgattattaaaataagaatacctAATATTACTCAATCACTGTGAATAAAATACTGTATATTGGCAATTAACGAATGATAAactgtcttttttaaaattacattttatgataaattgtctaatttaaaattagccctgtcaaatatttaacaacatgagattaatttttgtaaatttgcaAATAAGGGTGTCAATTTGTAGCatttatatgaaacaatattaggtgtaaaattaattctttttactaagatttattttaaataacttaccCATCCTTCAGTTTTCAAAGCACAAGTAGTGACGACTTCTCTGTGTTCAtcaatttgtttctgaaattggGAGTATTGATAtgatataataaagttaataatgcattataagaattaacgtaaaataaaaattttctaggGTAGCAGCATGtaagaatttaatagaaaaatgaaattcagttagaaaatattgattttttttatcaaaaattttctttcaaagtcaATCAATTTCTGATCAGCATTCAGAATATATTATGAATCAAgcgaatataataaataatcaacatgacagagaaaattctcaatttttaattacttataattaaatttaattaatcttttaaacaataaatgcCTATGAACTTAAAATATACGCcctttagataatatttttataggactaaaaatataatttcattcttttgtatttttgtattttgttattattattctttgcatttttggtttggtatttaaagcaataaaaaaaatttaataaaatatatagaactgaaaatatttaatgctctttataatttgtagataaatatatctaaaaaagactaaatt comes from Argiope bruennichi chromosome 2, qqArgBrue1.1, whole genome shotgun sequence and encodes:
- the LOC129961897 gene encoding uncharacterized protein LOC129961897; this encodes MMFSVVLVFCIGGALAAPPTTSQPTVSEAPLEPQVDYPAPQIDWGKCPQLKPTEADKEQKRVVIEKCLNENPPPAVESLTDHKQIDEHREVVTTCALKTEGWFNPNGTYKFERAKSEIQSKKLEAEVEKSITQRHEECKDEAEKRFPDGYIQQVQLYQACMDYHIAEICEIELIPPPGGYPNPEEFGDYEEGDGSFPPFPTGEAGSDKPPQAPQGTAQPQTATAAAAAAAASA